A genomic region of Trifolium pratense cultivar HEN17-A07 linkage group LG3, ARS_RC_1.1, whole genome shotgun sequence contains the following coding sequences:
- the LOC123917840 gene encoding putative uncharacterized protein DDB_G0271606 isoform X9, which translates to MTSLDNSPKESQSEPFDGEIPMTTCCNDDKTYCIIKDMVDSSAGLTSSIALKKYRIIGEQLYHNACELYSKISPFEANIQRYYFDVRPLDSNQLQNWHDYLDFIELQGDFDWAVKLYERCLIVCANYPDYWTRYADFMEAKGGREIANYSLDRATKVYLKSVPAMHLFNARFKEQIGDVLAARAAYIRRCNETDSDFVENVISKANMEKRLGNTDLAFSIYQEAIEIAAAEEKLHALPILYIHFSRLKYMSTNDVDAARVVLIDGIKTLPQNKLLLEELIKFSMMHGGQKHIDVMDSMIAGALSPRSDGSEGLSSEDAEDISNLYLEFVDYCGTIHDVRRALNRHIRLFPGSARIDLHQQSTKSRRALNLIKDKREEVSVAMPNQAPRDPSSNLENHIVRSNDTDTACLQIVESDDKAEDNARELHLSVSDEPRDSDPERNLSPSDLVGVKEESTKVNNFKKDCSESGISSENLLHQTASANQPSQTVQASSNENSVFPQGKCELETEELKPLSETSAPLNIRESTCPDSGLVASQVECETIQESCKSNSREVVGGYTTNRYNSSRSAQDSDYAQVHVERNRPYSSSQVECETIQESCKSNSREVVGGYTTNRYNSSRSAQDSDYAQVHVERNRAYSSSHRDHRMKRPLPPRYSRNSGGKWGPMKNDGKYRGGPKYGNRGGPKYGDRGNTHRREHQHQHLSPKQIHPADGGAQFPITPGCSQSALQVQQCDQRQDQFQVTTSTADFVAPQSWPIQNIQIQNSLSQSQLPASTTPNVLQYANAMQGNEQYGYMQNGQDYNQMWQNYYYQQQLQLQQLYIQLQQQPFQPESSQQQSQPEPLQPQQLQPLQLQQQDLQQQQQYFQQQQPQQQEHSVYLHPAQPSTQSNNNPLEDQAHAIVISQQQQLQLQQHYIQLQQQSFQPELSQQVPQHSQPELLQPQQLQQLQLQQVLPQQQEHPVYLQQVQPPTQSRSNSVEDQAQAIVTPQGQEAISSQQSGDPGLISSPALHHPQEKPTQEE; encoded by the exons ATGACAAGCCTGGACAATTCTCCAAAGGAATCACAATCTGAACCATTTGATGGTGAAATTCCCATGACTACATGTTGCAATGATGACAAGACTTATTGTATTATCAAAGATATGGTGGATTCGTCCGCTGGATTGACCAGTTCAATAGCACTAAAAAAGTACAGGATCATTGGAGAACAGCTTTATCATAATGCTTGTGAGTTGTATTCGAAGATTAGTCCTTTTGAGGCAAATATTCAGAGATATTACTTTGATGTCCGGCCACTTGATTCAAATCAATTGCAGAATTGGCATGATTATCTGGATTTTATTGAACTTCAAGGGGATTTTGACTGG GCTGTGAAACTTTATGAGAGATGCTTGATTGTGTGCGCCAATTATCCGGATTACTGGACGCGTTATGCGGATTTCATGGAAGCCAAGGGAGGAAGAGAAATAGCAAATTATTCTCTAGACCGAGCAACCAAAGTTTATTTGAAG AGTGTGCCAGCAATGCATTTATTTAATGCTAGGTTTAAGGAACAAATAGGAGATGTTTTAGCAGCTCGTGCTGCATATATCCGTCGTTGTAATGAGACAGATTCAGACTTTGTGGAGAATGTTATATCAAAAGCTAATATGGAAAAACGTTTG GGAAATACGGATTTAGCTTTCAGTATATACCAAGAAGCAATTGAAATAGCTGCAGCAGAGGAAAAGCTACACGCCCTACCcattttatatattcatttcTCTCGGCTAAAATATATG AGTACAAACGATGTGGATGCTGCCAGAGTTGTCTTAATTGATGGTATCAAAACTTTGCCTCAAAACAAATTGCTTCTGGAG GAATTGATAAAGTTCTCTATGATGCATGGAGGGCAAAAACACATTGATGTAATGGATTCAATGATTGCTGGTGCATTATCTCCAAGGTCTGATGGATCTGAAGGTCTGAGTTCAGAAGATGCAGAGGATATATCAAACTTATACCTAGAG TTTGTTGACTATTGTGGAACCATACATGATGTGAGGAGGGCATTGAATCGACATATAAGATTATTTCCAGGCTCTGCGCGGATAGATTTACATCAGCAATCAACTAAAAGTAGAAGAGCACTGAATTTGATCAAGGACAAGAGAGAAGAGGTTTCTGTCGCCATGCCTAATCAAGCACCTAGAGATCCTAGTTCTAACTTGGAAAATCATATTGTTCGGTCTAATGATACAGATACGGCCTGTCTTCAAATTGTGGAATCTGATGACAAAGCAGAAGATAATGCAAGGGAATTACATCTCTCAGTTTCAGATGAGCCAAGAGACAGTGACCCTGAAAGGAATTTGTCGCCGTCAGATTTAGTTGGAGTTAAAGAGGAATCTACCAaagttaataattttaaaaaagattgTTCTGAATCTGGCATTTCATCAGAAAATTTGTTACATCAAACTGCCAGTGCAAATCAACCATCACAAACTGTGCAAGCATCCTCAAATGAGAACTCTGTTTTTCCTCAGGGGAAGTGTGAGCTTGAGACTGAAGAATTGAAGCCACTTTCTGAGACAAGTGCGCCACTGAACATCCGGGAAAGCACGTGCCCTGATTCGGGACTAGTGGCATCTCAGGTGGAGTGTGAGACAATTCAGGAAAGCTGCAAGTCAAATAGTAGAGAAGTAGTGGGTGGTTATACCACAAATCGGTACAACTCTTCAAGAAGCGCTCAAGATTCCGATTATGCTCAAGTTCACGTTGAGAGAAACAGGCCGTATTCATCATCTCAGGTGGAGTGTGAGACAATTCAAGAAAGCTGCAAGTCAAATAGTAGAGAAGTAGTGGGTGGTTATACCACAAATCGGTACAACTCTTCAAGAAGCGCTCAAGATTCTGATTATGCTCAAGTTCACGTTGAGAGAAACAGGGCGTATTCATCATCTCATCGAGACCATAGAATGAAACGACCACTACCACCCCGGTATTCTAGAAATAGTGGTGGAAAATGGGGTCCAATGAAAAATGATGGTAAATATCGTGGAGGGCCCAAATATGGCAATCGCGGGGGTCCCAAATATGGTGATCGTGGGAATACACATAGAAGAGAGCACCAGCACCAACATTTATCTCCAAAACAAATTCATCCAGCTGATGGGGGAGCACAATTTCCCATAACTCCTGGGTGTTCTCAATCTGCATTGCAAGTACAGCAATGCGATCAACGTCAAGACCAATTTCAAGTCACTACTTCGACTGCTGATTTTGTGGCACCTCAAAGTTGGCCTATACAAAACATTCAGATACAAAACTCTTTGTCTCAGTCCCAATTACCAGCTAGTACCACACCAAACGTATTACAATATGCAAATGCAATGCAAGGCAATGAGCAATATGGATATATGCAGAATGGCCAAGACTATAATCAGATGTGGCAAAACTATTACTACCAGCAGCAGTTGCAACTACAACAGCTTTATATTCAATTGCAACAACAACCATTTCAACCGGAATCGTCACAACAACAAAGTCAGCCAGAACCTCTTCAACCACAACAGTTGCAACCATTGCAATTACAACAGCAGGAtctgcagcagcagcagcaataCTTTCAACAGCAGCAACCACAGCAGCAAGAGCATTCTGTGTACCTTCATCCGGCACAGCCGTCGACACAG AGCAACAATAATCCCCTAGAAGACCAAGCACATGCAATAGTGATATCGCAG CAGCAGCAGTTGCAACTACAACAGCATTATATTCAATTGCAGCAACAATCATTCCAACCGGAGTTGTCACAACAAGTTCCACAACATAGTCAGCCAGAACTTCTTCAACCACAACAGCTGCAACAATTGCAATTACAACAGGTTCTGCCGCAGCAGCAAGAGCATCCTGTTTACCTTCAGCAGGTACAGCCGCCAACACAG AGCAGAAGCAATTCTGTAGAAGACCAAGCACAGGCAATAGTGACACCGCAG GGCCAAGAAGCAATATCATCACAACAATCAGGCGACCCTGGGTTGATTTCTTCTCCTGCTCTGCACCATCCCCAAGAGAAACCTACCCAAGAAGAGTGA
- the LOC123917840 gene encoding uncharacterized protein LOC123917840 isoform X7: MVSHCPTKSPAGASNDNLELEEVISKGSLDFDEWVSLISDIEKIYPDNVEKICLVYNHFLSEFPLCHGYWRKYAAHVTRLCTLEKVVEVFERAVSAATYSVGMWVDYCSFGMSAFEDASDIRRLFKRAISFVGKDYLCHTLWDKYIHFEFSQQQWISLAHIYIQTLKFPTKKLHPYYDSFRKLLTSLEEGMTSLDNSPKESQSEPFDGEIPMTTCCNDDKTYCIIKDMVDSSAGLTSSIALKKYRIIGEQLYHNACELYSKISPFEANIQRYYFDVRPLDSNQLQNWHDYLDFIELQGDFDWAVKLYERCLIVCANYPDYWTRYADFMEAKGGREIANYSLDRATKVYLKSVPAMHLFNARFKEQIGDVLAARAAYIRRCNETDSDFVENVISKANMEKRLGNTDLAFSIYQEAIEIAAAEEKLHALPILYIHFSRLKYMSTNDVDAARVVLIDGIKTLPQNKLLLEELIKFSMMHGGQKHIDVMDSMIAGALSPRSDGSEGLSSEDAEDISNLYLEFVDYCGTIHDVRRALNRHIRLFPGSARIDLHQQSTKSRRALNLIKDKREEVSVAMPNQAPRDPSSNLENHIVRSNDTDTACLQIVESDDKAEDNARELHLSVSDEPRDSDPERNLSPSDLVGVKEESTKVNNFKKDCSESGISSENLLHQTASANQPSQTVQASSNENSVFPQGKCELETEELKPLSETSAPLNIRESTCPDSGLVASQVECETIQESCKSNSREVVGGYTTNRYNSSRSAQDSDYAQVHVERNRAYSSSHRDHRMKRPLPPRYSRNSGGKWGPMKNDGKYRGGPKYGNRGGPKYGDRGNTHRREHQHQHLSPKQIHPADGGAQFPITPGCSQSALQVQQCDQRQDQFQVTTSTADFVAPQSWPIQNIQIQNSLSQSQLPASTTPNVLQYANAMQGNEQYGYMQNGQDYNQMWQNYYYQQQLQLQQLYIQLQQQPFQPESSQQQSQPEPLQPQQLQPLQLQQQDLQQQQQYFQQQQPQQQEHSVYLHPAQPSTQSNNNPLEDQAHAIVISQQQQLQLQQHYIQLQQQSFQPELSQQVPQHSQPELLQPQQLQQLQLQQVLPQQQEHPVYLQQVQPPTQSRSNSVEDQAQAIVTPQGQEAISSQQSGDPGLISSPALHHPQEKPTQEE, encoded by the exons ATGGTCTCGCACTGTCCCACAAAATCACCCGCCGGCG CTAGCAATGACAATCTTGAACTTGAAGAAGTTATTTCTAAGGGATCACTAGACTTTGATGAATGGGTTTCACTGATTTCAGATATTGAGAAAATATATCCT GATAATGTGGAGAAAATATGTCTAGTTTACAACCATTTCTTGTCCGAATTCCCTTTGTGTCACGGGTATTGGAGGAAGTATGCTGCACACGTGACACGGTTATGCACCTTGGAAAAGGTTGTTGAAGTGTTTGAACGAGCCGTGTCAGCTGCAACATATTCGGTTGGCATGTGGGTTGATTATTGTAGCTTTGGTATGTCTGCTTTTGAGGATGCATCTGATATTCGGAG ATTGTTCAAGAGAGCCATTTCCTTTGTTGGGAAGGACTACTTATGTCATACCTTGTGGGACAAGTATATTCATTTTGAGTTTTCCCAGCAGCAGTGGATTTCACTTGCTCACATTTATATCCAGACTCTTAAGTTTCCAACAAAAAAGTTACACCCGTATTATGATAG TTTTAGAAAGTTGCTAACCTCTTTGGAAGAGGGCATGACAAGCCTGGACAATTCTCCAAAGGAATCACAATCTGAACCATTTGATGGTGAAATTCCCATGACTACATGTTGCAATGATGACAAGACTTATTGTATTATCAAAGATATGGTGGATTCGTCCGCTGGATTGACCAGTTCAATAGCACTAAAAAAGTACAGGATCATTGGAGAACAGCTTTATCATAATGCTTGTGAGTTGTATTCGAAGATTAGTCCTTTTGAGGCAAATATTCAGAGATATTACTTTGATGTCCGGCCACTTGATTCAAATCAATTGCAGAATTGGCATGATTATCTGGATTTTATTGAACTTCAAGGGGATTTTGACTGG GCTGTGAAACTTTATGAGAGATGCTTGATTGTGTGCGCCAATTATCCGGATTACTGGACGCGTTATGCGGATTTCATGGAAGCCAAGGGAGGAAGAGAAATAGCAAATTATTCTCTAGACCGAGCAACCAAAGTTTATTTGAAG AGTGTGCCAGCAATGCATTTATTTAATGCTAGGTTTAAGGAACAAATAGGAGATGTTTTAGCAGCTCGTGCTGCATATATCCGTCGTTGTAATGAGACAGATTCAGACTTTGTGGAGAATGTTATATCAAAAGCTAATATGGAAAAACGTTTG GGAAATACGGATTTAGCTTTCAGTATATACCAAGAAGCAATTGAAATAGCTGCAGCAGAGGAAAAGCTACACGCCCTACCcattttatatattcatttcTCTCGGCTAAAATATATG AGTACAAACGATGTGGATGCTGCCAGAGTTGTCTTAATTGATGGTATCAAAACTTTGCCTCAAAACAAATTGCTTCTGGAG GAATTGATAAAGTTCTCTATGATGCATGGAGGGCAAAAACACATTGATGTAATGGATTCAATGATTGCTGGTGCATTATCTCCAAGGTCTGATGGATCTGAAGGTCTGAGTTCAGAAGATGCAGAGGATATATCAAACTTATACCTAGAG TTTGTTGACTATTGTGGAACCATACATGATGTGAGGAGGGCATTGAATCGACATATAAGATTATTTCCAGGCTCTGCGCGGATAGATTTACATCAGCAATCAACTAAAAGTAGAAGAGCACTGAATTTGATCAAGGACAAGAGAGAAGAGGTTTCTGTCGCCATGCCTAATCAAGCACCTAGAGATCCTAGTTCTAACTTGGAAAATCATATTGTTCGGTCTAATGATACAGATACGGCCTGTCTTCAAATTGTGGAATCTGATGACAAAGCAGAAGATAATGCAAGGGAATTACATCTCTCAGTTTCAGATGAGCCAAGAGACAGTGACCCTGAAAGGAATTTGTCGCCGTCAGATTTAGTTGGAGTTAAAGAGGAATCTACCAaagttaataattttaaaaaagattgTTCTGAATCTGGCATTTCATCAGAAAATTTGTTACATCAAACTGCCAGTGCAAATCAACCATCACAAACTGTGCAAGCATCCTCAAATGAGAACTCTGTTTTTCCTCAGGGGAAGTGTGAGCTTGAGACTGAAGAATTGAAGCCACTTTCTGAGACAAGTGCGCCACTGAACATCCGGGAAAGCACGTGCCCTGATTCGGGACTAGTGGCATCTCAG GTGGAGTGTGAGACAATTCAAGAAAGCTGCAAGTCAAATAGTAGAGAAGTAGTGGGTGGTTATACCACAAATCGGTACAACTCTTCAAGAAGCGCTCAAGATTCTGATTATGCTCAAGTTCACGTTGAGAGAAACAGGGCGTATTCATCATCTCATCGAGACCATAGAATGAAACGACCACTACCACCCCGGTATTCTAGAAATAGTGGTGGAAAATGGGGTCCAATGAAAAATGATGGTAAATATCGTGGAGGGCCCAAATATGGCAATCGCGGGGGTCCCAAATATGGTGATCGTGGGAATACACATAGAAGAGAGCACCAGCACCAACATTTATCTCCAAAACAAATTCATCCAGCTGATGGGGGAGCACAATTTCCCATAACTCCTGGGTGTTCTCAATCTGCATTGCAAGTACAGCAATGCGATCAACGTCAAGACCAATTTCAAGTCACTACTTCGACTGCTGATTTTGTGGCACCTCAAAGTTGGCCTATACAAAACATTCAGATACAAAACTCTTTGTCTCAGTCCCAATTACCAGCTAGTACCACACCAAACGTATTACAATATGCAAATGCAATGCAAGGCAATGAGCAATATGGATATATGCAGAATGGCCAAGACTATAATCAGATGTGGCAAAACTATTACTACCAGCAGCAGTTGCAACTACAACAGCTTTATATTCAATTGCAACAACAACCATTTCAACCGGAATCGTCACAACAACAAAGTCAGCCAGAACCTCTTCAACCACAACAGTTGCAACCATTGCAATTACAACAGCAGGAtctgcagcagcagcagcaataCTTTCAACAGCAGCAACCACAGCAGCAAGAGCATTCTGTGTACCTTCATCCGGCACAGCCGTCGACACAG AGCAACAATAATCCCCTAGAAGACCAAGCACATGCAATAGTGATATCGCAG CAGCAGCAGTTGCAACTACAACAGCATTATATTCAATTGCAGCAACAATCATTCCAACCGGAGTTGTCACAACAAGTTCCACAACATAGTCAGCCAGAACTTCTTCAACCACAACAGCTGCAACAATTGCAATTACAACAGGTTCTGCCGCAGCAGCAAGAGCATCCTGTTTACCTTCAGCAGGTACAGCCGCCAACACAG AGCAGAAGCAATTCTGTAGAAGACCAAGCACAGGCAATAGTGACACCGCAG GGCCAAGAAGCAATATCATCACAACAATCAGGCGACCCTGGGTTGATTTCTTCTCCTGCTCTGCACCATCCCCAAGAGAAACCTACCCAAGAAGAGTGA
- the LOC123917840 gene encoding uncharacterized protein LOC123917840 isoform X5 produces MVSHCPTKSPAGASNDNLELEEVISKGSLDFDEWVSLISDIEKIYPDNVEKICLVYNHFLSEFPLCHGYWRKYAAHVTRLCTLEKVVEVFERAVSAATYSVGMWVDYCSFGMSAFEDASDIRRLFKRAISFVGKDYLCHTLWDKYIHFEFSQQQWISLAHIYIQTLKFPTKKLHPYYDSFRKLLTSLEEGMTSLDNSPKESQSEPFDGEIPMTTCCNDDKTYCIIKDMVDSSAGLTSSIALKKYRIIGEQLYHNACELYSKISPFEANIQRYYFDVRPLDSNQLQNWHDYLDFIELQGDFDWAVKLYERCLIVCANYPDYWTRYADFMEAKGGREIANYSLDRATKVYLKSVPAMHLFNARFKEQIGDVLAARAAYIRRCNETDSDFVENVISKANMEKRLGNTDLAFSIYQEAIEIAAAEEKLHALPILYIHFSRLKYMSTNDVDAARVVLIDGIKTLPQNKLLLEELIKFSMMHGGQKHIDVMDSMIAGALSPRSDGSEGLSSEDAEDISNLYLEFVDYCGTIHDVRRALNRHIRLFPGSARIDLHQQSTKSRRALNLIKDKREEVSVAMPNQAPRDPSSNLENHIVRSNDTDTACLQIVESDDKAEDNARELHLSVSDEPRDSDPERNLSPSDLVGVKEESTKVNNFKKDCSESGISSENLLHQTASANQPSQTVQASSNENSVFPQGKCELETEELKPLSETSAPLNIRESTCPDSGLVASQVECETIQESCKSNSREVVGGYTTNRYNSSRSAQDSDYAQVHVERNRPYSSSQVECETIQESCKSNSREVVGGYTTNRYNSSRSAQDSDYAQVHVERNRAYSSSHRDHRMKRPLPPRYSRNSGGKWGPMKNDGKYRGGPKYGNRGGPKYGDRGNTHRREHQHQHLSPKQIHPADGGAQFPITPGCSQSALQVQQCDQRQDQFQVTTSTADFVAPQSWPIQNIQIQNSLSQSQLPASTTPNVLQYANAMQGNEQYGYMQNGQDYNQMWQNYYYQQQLQLQQLYIQLQQQPFQPESSQQQSQPEPLQPQQLQPLQLQQQDLQQQQQYFQQQQPQQQEHSVYLHPAQPSTQSNNNPLEDQAHAIVISQQQLQLQQHYIQLQQQSFQPELSQQVPQHSQPELLQPQQLQQLQLQQVLPQQQEHPVYLQQSRSNSVEDQAQAIVTPQGQEAISSQQSGDPGLISSPALHHPQEKPTQEE; encoded by the exons ATGGTCTCGCACTGTCCCACAAAATCACCCGCCGGCG CTAGCAATGACAATCTTGAACTTGAAGAAGTTATTTCTAAGGGATCACTAGACTTTGATGAATGGGTTTCACTGATTTCAGATATTGAGAAAATATATCCT GATAATGTGGAGAAAATATGTCTAGTTTACAACCATTTCTTGTCCGAATTCCCTTTGTGTCACGGGTATTGGAGGAAGTATGCTGCACACGTGACACGGTTATGCACCTTGGAAAAGGTTGTTGAAGTGTTTGAACGAGCCGTGTCAGCTGCAACATATTCGGTTGGCATGTGGGTTGATTATTGTAGCTTTGGTATGTCTGCTTTTGAGGATGCATCTGATATTCGGAG ATTGTTCAAGAGAGCCATTTCCTTTGTTGGGAAGGACTACTTATGTCATACCTTGTGGGACAAGTATATTCATTTTGAGTTTTCCCAGCAGCAGTGGATTTCACTTGCTCACATTTATATCCAGACTCTTAAGTTTCCAACAAAAAAGTTACACCCGTATTATGATAG TTTTAGAAAGTTGCTAACCTCTTTGGAAGAGGGCATGACAAGCCTGGACAATTCTCCAAAGGAATCACAATCTGAACCATTTGATGGTGAAATTCCCATGACTACATGTTGCAATGATGACAAGACTTATTGTATTATCAAAGATATGGTGGATTCGTCCGCTGGATTGACCAGTTCAATAGCACTAAAAAAGTACAGGATCATTGGAGAACAGCTTTATCATAATGCTTGTGAGTTGTATTCGAAGATTAGTCCTTTTGAGGCAAATATTCAGAGATATTACTTTGATGTCCGGCCACTTGATTCAAATCAATTGCAGAATTGGCATGATTATCTGGATTTTATTGAACTTCAAGGGGATTTTGACTGG GCTGTGAAACTTTATGAGAGATGCTTGATTGTGTGCGCCAATTATCCGGATTACTGGACGCGTTATGCGGATTTCATGGAAGCCAAGGGAGGAAGAGAAATAGCAAATTATTCTCTAGACCGAGCAACCAAAGTTTATTTGAAG AGTGTGCCAGCAATGCATTTATTTAATGCTAGGTTTAAGGAACAAATAGGAGATGTTTTAGCAGCTCGTGCTGCATATATCCGTCGTTGTAATGAGACAGATTCAGACTTTGTGGAGAATGTTATATCAAAAGCTAATATGGAAAAACGTTTG GGAAATACGGATTTAGCTTTCAGTATATACCAAGAAGCAATTGAAATAGCTGCAGCAGAGGAAAAGCTACACGCCCTACCcattttatatattcatttcTCTCGGCTAAAATATATG AGTACAAACGATGTGGATGCTGCCAGAGTTGTCTTAATTGATGGTATCAAAACTTTGCCTCAAAACAAATTGCTTCTGGAG GAATTGATAAAGTTCTCTATGATGCATGGAGGGCAAAAACACATTGATGTAATGGATTCAATGATTGCTGGTGCATTATCTCCAAGGTCTGATGGATCTGAAGGTCTGAGTTCAGAAGATGCAGAGGATATATCAAACTTATACCTAGAG TTTGTTGACTATTGTGGAACCATACATGATGTGAGGAGGGCATTGAATCGACATATAAGATTATTTCCAGGCTCTGCGCGGATAGATTTACATCAGCAATCAACTAAAAGTAGAAGAGCACTGAATTTGATCAAGGACAAGAGAGAAGAGGTTTCTGTCGCCATGCCTAATCAAGCACCTAGAGATCCTAGTTCTAACTTGGAAAATCATATTGTTCGGTCTAATGATACAGATACGGCCTGTCTTCAAATTGTGGAATCTGATGACAAAGCAGAAGATAATGCAAGGGAATTACATCTCTCAGTTTCAGATGAGCCAAGAGACAGTGACCCTGAAAGGAATTTGTCGCCGTCAGATTTAGTTGGAGTTAAAGAGGAATCTACCAaagttaataattttaaaaaagattgTTCTGAATCTGGCATTTCATCAGAAAATTTGTTACATCAAACTGCCAGTGCAAATCAACCATCACAAACTGTGCAAGCATCCTCAAATGAGAACTCTGTTTTTCCTCAGGGGAAGTGTGAGCTTGAGACTGAAGAATTGAAGCCACTTTCTGAGACAAGTGCGCCACTGAACATCCGGGAAAGCACGTGCCCTGATTCGGGACTAGTGGCATCTCAGGTGGAGTGTGAGACAATTCAGGAAAGCTGCAAGTCAAATAGTAGAGAAGTAGTGGGTGGTTATACCACAAATCGGTACAACTCTTCAAGAAGCGCTCAAGATTCCGATTATGCTCAAGTTCACGTTGAGAGAAACAGGCCGTATTCATCATCTCAGGTGGAGTGTGAGACAATTCAAGAAAGCTGCAAGTCAAATAGTAGAGAAGTAGTGGGTGGTTATACCACAAATCGGTACAACTCTTCAAGAAGCGCTCAAGATTCTGATTATGCTCAAGTTCACGTTGAGAGAAACAGGGCGTATTCATCATCTCATCGAGACCATAGAATGAAACGACCACTACCACCCCGGTATTCTAGAAATAGTGGTGGAAAATGGGGTCCAATGAAAAATGATGGTAAATATCGTGGAGGGCCCAAATATGGCAATCGCGGGGGTCCCAAATATGGTGATCGTGGGAATACACATAGAAGAGAGCACCAGCACCAACATTTATCTCCAAAACAAATTCATCCAGCTGATGGGGGAGCACAATTTCCCATAACTCCTGGGTGTTCTCAATCTGCATTGCAAGTACAGCAATGCGATCAACGTCAAGACCAATTTCAAGTCACTACTTCGACTGCTGATTTTGTGGCACCTCAAAGTTGGCCTATACAAAACATTCAGATACAAAACTCTTTGTCTCAGTCCCAATTACCAGCTAGTACCACACCAAACGTATTACAATATGCAAATGCAATGCAAGGCAATGAGCAATATGGATATATGCAGAATGGCCAAGACTATAATCAGATGTGGCAAAACTATTACTACCAGCAGCAGTTGCAACTACAACAGCTTTATATTCAATTGCAACAACAACCATTTCAACCGGAATCGTCACAACAACAAAGTCAGCCAGAACCTCTTCAACCACAACAGTTGCAACCATTGCAATTACAACAGCAGGAtctgcagcagcagcagcaataCTTTCAACAGCAGCAACCACAGCAGCAAGAGCATTCTGTGTACCTTCATCCGGCACAGCCGTCGACACAG AGCAACAATAATCCCCTAGAAGACCAAGCACATGCAATAGTGATATCGCAG CAGCAGTTGCAACTACAACAGCATTATATTCAATTGCAGCAACAATCATTCCAACCGGAGTTGTCACAACAAGTTCCACAACATAGTCAGCCAGAACTTCTTCAACCACAACAGCTGCAACAATTGCAATTACAACAGGTTCTGCCGCAGCAGCAAGAGCATCCTGTTTACCTTCAGCAG AGCAGAAGCAATTCTGTAGAAGACCAAGCACAGGCAATAGTGACACCGCAG GGCCAAGAAGCAATATCATCACAACAATCAGGCGACCCTGGGTTGATTTCTTCTCCTGCTCTGCACCATCCCCAAGAGAAACCTACCCAAGAAGAGTGA